From the genome of Candidatus Electrothrix communis, one region includes:
- a CDS encoding type II toxin-antitoxin system HicA family toxin: protein MSRKEKLAAKLLDRNRDITWDELTVLLQYLGYRETKKGKTGGSRRRFVHESGSVITLHKPHPRNVIKKYAADQVIEILHKEGLL from the coding sequence TTGAGCCGAAAAGAGAAATTGGCGGCAAAATTACTGGATCGTAACAGAGACATCACCTGGGATGAATTGACCGTTCTGCTGCAATATCTGGGATACCGTGAAACGAAGAAAGGAAAGACAGGAGGCTCGCGAAGACGGTTTGTCCATGAATCCGGTTCAGTAATTACGTTGCACAAGCCGCACCCTCGGAATGTCATCAAAAAGTATGCGGCAGATCAGGTTATAGAAATTTTGCATAAGGAAGGACTGCTATGA